A genomic region of Micromonospora sp. NBC_01796 contains the following coding sequences:
- a CDS encoding DUF3152 domain-containing protein: MAVVGVLIGLVGPPLVNRLTAAERPLSVTGPPAGVNAAQAAVTPPAKPGTSPSASPKPPLLRMPGPVPQSGKNTFRYGTGVGKVAGQAGVLRRYRVATEDGSGEDVKEFSAAVDETLSDPRSWTGSGQLRLQRVPEGSNYDFTVYLATADTAARMCAAGGTDIRIDGEPYTSCRTPGKVIINLNRWMLSVDYLVAAKLPLADYRLYVINHETGHQLGHGHEQCPGKGRPAPVMQQQTLFLNGCVANSWPYLDGRRYEGPPV, translated from the coding sequence GTGGCGGTCGTGGGTGTGCTGATCGGGTTGGTCGGCCCGCCGTTGGTCAACCGGTTGACCGCGGCCGAGCGGCCGTTGTCGGTGACCGGACCACCGGCGGGCGTCAACGCCGCCCAGGCGGCCGTGACGCCCCCGGCGAAGCCCGGCACGTCACCGTCGGCGTCGCCGAAGCCGCCGTTGCTGCGGATGCCCGGCCCGGTGCCACAGTCCGGGAAGAACACCTTCCGGTACGGCACCGGTGTGGGCAAGGTGGCCGGGCAGGCGGGGGTGCTGCGGCGCTACCGGGTCGCCACCGAGGACGGCTCCGGTGAGGACGTGAAGGAGTTCTCGGCGGCGGTGGACGAGACCCTGAGCGACCCGCGTAGCTGGACCGGCAGCGGACAGCTCCGGTTGCAGCGGGTGCCGGAGGGTTCGAACTACGACTTCACCGTCTACCTCGCCACGGCCGACACCGCGGCCCGGATGTGCGCCGCCGGTGGGACCGACATCCGGATCGACGGTGAGCCGTACACGTCGTGCCGGACGCCGGGTAAGGTGATCATCAACCTGAACCGGTGGATGCTCTCGGTCGACTACCTGGTCGCGGCGAAGTTGCCGCTGGCCGACTACCGGCTGTACGTGATCAACCATGAGACCGGCCACCAGTTGGGACACGGGCACGAGCAGTGTCCGGGCAAGGGCAGGCCGGCACCGGTGATGCAGCAGCAGACGCTGTTCCTCAACGGCTGCGTGGCCAACTCGTGGCCGTACCTGGACGGGCGCCGGTACGAGGGACCGCCGGTCTGA
- a CDS encoding alpha/beta fold hydrolase encodes MKRAALGADELFRRDGCPPPWPGRPVLLDGLVTYVRDTPATSPDAEPALYVHGLGGSGQNWTDLAGLLADRLDGQAIDLPGFGFSEPGRSYTVPAFADRVIRYLEYADRGPVHLFGNSLGGAVSVRVAGLRPDLVRTLTLISPAMPFLDPRRSLQGRMLPLLAVPMAERLAYRRLTQIAPEDMALQVLTACVADITRINDQRRREAIEEIRIRYTAEHYAAAYLRTLRGLVSSFVRAYLPGAGSMWRIARLVKAPTLVIGGRQDRLVDIRVAPQAARVIPDSRLLMLDGVGHVAQLEVPRTVARAVVALLDETAMLRY; translated from the coding sequence ATGAAGCGTGCGGCCCTCGGGGCGGACGAACTCTTCCGCCGGGACGGATGTCCACCACCCTGGCCCGGTCGACCGGTGCTCCTCGACGGTCTGGTGACCTACGTACGGGACACCCCCGCGACGTCCCCGGACGCCGAGCCGGCGCTCTACGTCCACGGGCTGGGCGGCTCCGGGCAGAACTGGACCGACCTGGCCGGCCTGCTCGCCGACCGGCTCGACGGTCAGGCGATCGACCTGCCCGGCTTCGGCTTCAGCGAACCGGGACGCAGTTACACCGTGCCCGCCTTCGCCGACCGGGTGATCCGCTATCTCGAGTACGCCGACCGGGGGCCGGTGCACCTGTTCGGCAACTCCCTCGGCGGCGCGGTCTCGGTACGCGTCGCCGGACTCCGTCCCGACCTCGTACGCACCCTCACCCTGATCTCCCCGGCGATGCCCTTCCTCGACCCCCGGCGGTCACTGCAGGGCCGGATGCTGCCGCTGCTGGCGGTGCCGATGGCGGAGCGGCTCGCGTACCGGCGGTTGACCCAGATCGCGCCCGAGGACATGGCCCTGCAGGTGCTCACGGCGTGCGTGGCGGACATCACCCGGATCAACGACCAGCGGCGGCGGGAGGCGATCGAGGAGATCCGGATCCGGTACACCGCCGAGCACTACGCCGCCGCCTACCTGCGTACGCTGCGCGGTCTGGTCAGCAGCTTCGTACGGGCGTACCTGCCGGGTGCCGGTTCAATGTGGCGGATCGCCCGGCTGGTGAAGGCGCCGACGCTGGTCATCGGCGGCCGGCAGGACCGGCTGGTGGACATCCGGGTGGCACCCCAGGCGGCCCGGGTGATCCCGGACAGCCGGCTGTTGATGCTGGACGGAGTGGGGCACGTGGCCCAGCTCGAGGTACCCCGTACGGTCGCCCGTGCGGTGGTTGCCCTACTGGATGAGACGGCAATGCTGCGCTACTGA
- the moeZ gene encoding adenylyltransferase/sulfurtransferase MoeZ, with product MARHTTIDSGEFTVSLPPLVEPAAELTVDEIRRYSRHLIIPDVGVEGQKRLKNARVLCVGAGGLGSPALMYLAAAGVGTLGIVDFDTVDESNLQRQIIHGQSDIGRPKAESAAATVREINPLVNVVIHNTALDRDNVRELFGQYDLIVDGTDNFATRYMVNDAAVLLGKPYVWGSIYRFDGQASVFWAEHGPCYRCLYPEPPPPGMVPSCAEGGVLGVLCASIGSIQVTEAIKLLTGIGEPLVGRLTVYDALEMEYRKIKVRKDPGCVLCGENPTVTDLLEDYEDFCGAVSTEAQDAVVGSTITASELKEWQDTGKDHFLIDVREPAEYEIVRIPGSTLIPKGDILSGEALAKLPQDRQIVLHCKSGVRSAEALAALKAAGFRDAVHVQGGVLAWIKQVDPALPAY from the coding sequence ATGGCGCGGCACACCACTATCGATTCCGGGGAGTTCACCGTGTCGTTGCCCCCGCTCGTCGAACCCGCCGCCGAGCTGACCGTTGACGAGATCCGCCGCTATTCCCGCCACCTGATCATTCCCGACGTCGGGGTCGAGGGGCAGAAGCGGCTCAAGAACGCCCGGGTGCTCTGTGTGGGCGCCGGGGGCCTGGGCTCTCCGGCGCTGATGTACCTGGCCGCGGCCGGTGTCGGCACGCTGGGCATCGTCGACTTCGACACCGTCGACGAGTCGAACCTCCAGCGCCAGATCATCCACGGCCAGTCGGACATCGGCCGCCCGAAGGCGGAGTCCGCCGCGGCGACCGTTCGGGAGATCAACCCGCTGGTCAACGTCGTGATCCACAACACCGCGCTGGACCGGGACAACGTACGCGAGCTGTTCGGCCAGTACGACCTGATCGTCGACGGCACCGACAACTTCGCCACCCGGTACATGGTCAACGACGCCGCGGTGCTGCTCGGCAAGCCGTACGTCTGGGGTTCGATCTACCGGTTCGACGGCCAGGCGTCGGTCTTCTGGGCCGAGCACGGCCCGTGCTACCGCTGCCTCTACCCGGAGCCGCCGCCGCCCGGCATGGTGCCGTCGTGCGCCGAGGGTGGCGTGCTCGGTGTGCTCTGCGCGTCGATCGGCTCGATCCAGGTGACCGAGGCGATCAAGCTGCTGACCGGCATCGGTGAGCCGCTGGTCGGCCGGCTGACCGTGTACGACGCCCTGGAGATGGAGTACCGCAAGATCAAGGTCCGCAAGGATCCGGGCTGCGTGCTCTGCGGTGAGAACCCCACGGTGACCGACCTGCTGGAGGACTACGAGGACTTCTGCGGCGCGGTTTCCACCGAGGCGCAGGACGCGGTGGTCGGCTCGACCATCACCGCCTCGGAGCTCAAGGAGTGGCAGGACACCGGCAAGGACCACTTCCTGATCGACGTCCGGGAGCCGGCCGAGTACGAGATCGTCCGCATCCCCGGTTCGACCCTGATCCCCAAGGGCGACATCCTCTCCGGTGAGGCGCTGGCCAAGCTGCCGCAGGACCGGCAGATCGTGCTGCACTGCAAGTCGGGGGTCCGTTCGGCGGAGGCCCTGGCGGCGCTGAAGGCGGCCGGGTTCCGGGACGCGGTGCACGTACAGGGCGGGGTGCTGGCCTGGATCAAGCAGGTCGACCCGGCGCTGCCGGCGTACTGA
- a CDS encoding prenyltransferase/squalene oxidase repeat-containing protein — protein MDGAIGFVVAHGDAVDRARLSWLRTGAPPLPEVIGDVEMGSAPDGGWPAVWGGGIASVDATCFRLAELDDLGALDRPAARKALDWLASRQRPDGTWEEDESLAREAPDWAKPGDAEAELFLTANAGFWLTVAGLDARAAGPLDHRVGGAYAGSVQAAARAIADRLKPDGTWPSFLAAGWLSAAVLYRQELFYESARIQGVLGDRLPQMSPADVAWMASALVRVGVNPDDWLLVAARRRLAETQRSDGGWPSEDGDTFDVHTTLLVIRAAR, from the coding sequence ATGGACGGTGCGATCGGCTTTGTCGTGGCGCACGGCGACGCGGTGGACCGGGCTCGACTCTCCTGGTTGCGTACCGGCGCACCACCCCTGCCGGAGGTGATCGGCGACGTCGAGATGGGGTCGGCCCCGGACGGTGGCTGGCCCGCGGTCTGGGGCGGTGGGATCGCCTCGGTCGACGCCACCTGCTTCCGGCTGGCCGAACTCGACGACCTCGGCGCCCTCGACCGGCCCGCCGCCCGGAAGGCGCTGGACTGGCTCGCGAGCCGGCAGCGACCGGACGGCACCTGGGAGGAGGACGAGTCACTGGCCCGGGAGGCGCCGGACTGGGCGAAGCCCGGCGACGCCGAGGCGGAACTCTTCCTCACCGCCAACGCCGGGTTCTGGCTCACCGTGGCCGGGCTCGACGCCCGTGCCGCCGGACCGCTGGACCACCGGGTCGGCGGCGCGTACGCCGGGTCGGTGCAGGCCGCCGCGAGGGCGATCGCCGACCGGTTGAAGCCCGACGGCACCTGGCCGTCGTTCCTGGCCGCCGGTTGGCTGTCGGCCGCCGTGCTCTACCGGCAGGAGCTGTTCTACGAGTCGGCGCGGATCCAGGGCGTGCTGGGTGACCGGCTGCCGCAGATGTCCCCGGCCGACGTGGCCTGGATGGCGTCGGCGCTGGTCCGGGTCGGGGTCAACCCGGACGACTGGCTGCTGGTCGCCGCCCGCCGCCGGCTGGCCGAGACCCAGCGCAGCGACGGTGGCTGGCCGAGCGAGGACGGCGACACCTTCGACGTGCACACCACGCTGCTGGTCATCCGCGCCGCCCGCTGA
- a CDS encoding glutamate-5-semialdehyde dehydrogenase, which yields MTVSEQARRARTAANALATATRTAKDAGLHAMADALVARTPEILTANEADLAAGRAAGLSAAILDRLALTSDRVAAIAAALREMAGLADPVGEVVRGSTLPNGLELRQIRVPFGVVGIIYEARPNVTVDAAGICLKSGNAALLRGSSSAAHSNAALVEVLRDAVTGAGLPADAIQLLDASSRDSVKELMRARGLVDVLIPRGGASLIRTVVEESTVPVIETGVGNCHVYVDAAADVAKAVDIVLNSKTQRLSTCNTAESLLVHADIADAFLPAMLAAFDTAGVTVHGDDRVRAYSAEVVPATEEDYGTEYLAAEISAAVVDSLDVAVEHIRRYGTQHTEAIVTDSVGAAREFVARVDSAAVMVNASTRFTDGGEFGFGAEIGISTQKLHARGPMGLPELTSTKYVVTGDGHLRG from the coding sequence ATGACTGTCAGCGAGCAGGCACGTCGGGCCCGTACGGCGGCGAATGCGCTCGCCACCGCGACCCGTACCGCCAAGGACGCCGGCCTGCACGCGATGGCCGACGCGCTGGTCGCCCGTACGCCGGAGATCCTGACCGCGAACGAGGCGGACCTGGCGGCCGGACGCGCGGCCGGGCTGTCCGCGGCGATCCTGGACCGGTTGGCCCTCACCTCGGACCGGGTGGCCGCCATCGCCGCCGCGTTGCGGGAGATGGCCGGGCTCGCCGACCCGGTCGGTGAGGTGGTACGCGGTTCGACCCTCCCCAACGGCCTGGAACTGCGCCAGATCCGGGTCCCGTTCGGGGTGGTCGGCATCATCTACGAGGCGCGCCCGAACGTGACCGTGGACGCCGCCGGCATCTGCCTCAAGTCCGGCAACGCGGCCCTGCTGCGGGGTTCCTCGTCGGCGGCGCACTCGAACGCCGCCCTGGTCGAGGTGCTGCGGGACGCGGTCACCGGTGCCGGGCTGCCGGCCGACGCGATCCAGCTCCTCGACGCCTCGTCCCGCGACTCGGTCAAGGAGTTGATGCGGGCCCGTGGGCTGGTCGACGTGCTGATCCCGCGCGGCGGGGCGTCGCTGATCCGGACCGTGGTCGAGGAGTCGACCGTGCCGGTGATCGAGACCGGGGTGGGTAACTGCCACGTCTACGTCGACGCCGCCGCCGACGTGGCGAAGGCCGTCGACATCGTGCTCAACTCCAAGACCCAGCGCCTGTCGACCTGCAACACCGCCGAGTCGCTGCTGGTGCACGCCGACATCGCGGACGCGTTCCTGCCGGCCATGCTGGCCGCGTTCGACACCGCCGGGGTGACCGTGCACGGCGACGACCGGGTCCGGGCCTACTCGGCCGAGGTGGTGCCGGCGACCGAGGAGGACTACGGCACGGAGTACCTGGCCGCGGAGATCTCGGCCGCCGTGGTCGACTCGCTCGACGTCGCGGTCGAGCACATCCGGCGGTACGGCACCCAGCACACCGAGGCGATCGTCACCGACTCGGTCGGCGCGGCCCGGGAGTTCGTGGCCCGGGTCGACTCGGCCGCGGTGATGGTCAACGCCTCGACCCGGTTCACCGACGGCGGCGAGTTCGGCTTCGGCGCGGAGATCGGCATCTCCACCCAGAAGCTGCACGCCCGTGGCCCGATGGGGCTGCCCGAGCTGACCTCCACCAAGTACGTCGTCACCGGCGACGGCCACCTGCGCGGCTGA